In Thunnus thynnus chromosome 11, fThuThy2.1, whole genome shotgun sequence, the following proteins share a genomic window:
- the fev gene encoding protein FEV, translated as MSCIAWEGTNGEFKLIDPDEVARRWGERKSKPNMNYDKLSRALRYYYDKNIMTKVHGKRYAYKFDFHGLAQVCQPSTTEQAIYKFQGNFSPIPFSGISKLNLVAPGVGPSGFSYWPGSPSAALYHSHNLQTPGPFGTVSPSHISCVNNINTLTNINNHYN; from the coding sequence ATGTCGTGCATCGCCTGGGAGGGCACCAACGGCGAGTTCAAGCTCATCGACCCGGATGAGGTGGCCCGGCGATGGGGGGAACGCAAAAGCAAACCCAACATGAACTACGACAAGCTGAGCCGGGCGCTGCGTTACTACTATGACAAAAACATCATGACCAAAGTCCACGGAAAGCGATATGCCTACAAGTTTGATTTCCACGGCTTGGCGCAAGTATGCCAGCCGTCCACCACGGAGCAGGCCATCTACAAGTTTCAGGGTAACTTCTCCCCGATTCCCTTCTCCGGGATTTCCAAACTGAACCTCGTTGCTCCCGGCGTGGGGCCGTCGGGTTTCTCCTACTGGCCAGGTTCCCCATCTGCGGCCCTGTATCACAGCCACAATCTCCAGACTCCGGGTCCTTTTGGCACCGTGTCTCCGTCCCACATCAGCTGTGTCAACAACATCAACACTTTGACTAACATCAATAACCATTACAACTGA
- the cdk5r2b gene encoding cyclin-dependent kinase 5 activator 2b — translation MGTVLSISPASKKASIMDADVAGDGKNDKSLKRHSMFVSLSWKKLVTNSAKKSAKKVTPNPLPARELPSSQVAQLNNENIKKTHQNEEKKPKAPIPVPVPTVPTVPTQNNEAVNQNGRLSTVQKQPSRLSLLSPRRIVIQASTGELLRCLGDFMCRRCYKVKELNSGEVILWFRNVDRTLLLQGWQDQGFITPANVVFVYLLCDDTIEDTVDNPAELQGTFQTCLYLAYSYMGNEISYPLKPFMNDTNKDVFWDTSLRIINRMSAKMLQLNADPHFFTEVFQDLKNQRDSSEPILDR, via the coding sequence ATGGGAACCGTCCTCTCCATATCCCCGGCGTCAAAGAAGGCATCTATAATGGATGCCGACGTCGCAGGAGATGGAAAAAACGATAAGAGCCTTAAACGGCACTCTATGTTCGTCTCTCTGTCCTGGAAGAAGCTGGTGACCAATTCGGCCAAGAAGAGCGCAAAGAAAGTGACTCCGAATCCGCTGCCCGCCCGTGAGCTCCCATCCAGCCAGGTGGCTCAGCTCAACAACGAAAACATCAAGAAAACGCACCAAAACGAAGAGAAGAAACCCAAAGCACCGATCCCAGTCCCGGTGCCCACGGTGCCCACGGTGCCTACGCAAAACAACGAGGCTGTCAACCAAAACGGAAGGCTCTCTACGGTCCAGAAACAACCCAGCCGCCTGTCTCTGCTGTCCCCCAGGCGGATAGTCATCCAGGCTTCAACCGGGGAGCTACTGCGCTGTTTGGGGGACTTTATGTGCCGCAGGTGTTATAAGGTGAAAGAGTTAAACAGCGGAGAGGTGATCCTTTGGTTTCGAAACGTTGACCGGACTCTTTTGCTCCAGGGCTGGCAGGACCAGGGGTTCATCACGCCGGCTAACGTGGTGTTCGTGTACCTGCTTTGCGATGATACAATAGAGGACACCGTTGACAACCCCGCCGAGCTACAGGGCACCTTTCAGACTTGCCTCTACCTCGCATACTCCTACATGGGCAACGAGATCTCCTACCCACTCAAGCCGTTCATGAACGATACAAACAAGGACGTTTTCTGGGACACGTCGCTCCGGATCATCAACAGGATGAGTGCCAAAATGCTGCAGTTGAACGCAGACCCGCACTTTTTCACCGAGGTCTTCCAGGACCTCAAAAACCAACGGGATAGCAGCGAGCCAATCCTGGACCGCTGA